A single genomic interval of Streptomyces sp. BA2 harbors:
- the efeB gene encoding iron uptake transporter deferrochelatase/peroxidase subunit has protein sequence MADNGISRRRLLGTAGATGLALGAAGGAAGYAAAPSDTPEKAASLASLGADTVMFHGKHQPGITTPVQSRGHLIAFDLSAGAGRKEAAALLRRWSATAERLMAGKAAAGEDTDVARDAGPSSLTVTFGFGHSFFGRTGLEKQRPSALDPLPDFSSDHLDKARSDGDLWVQVGANDPLVAFHALRALQKEAGDAARVRWQMNGFNRSPGATAHPMTTRNLMGQIDGTNNPKPSEDDFERRIYVPATGDPSWMAGGSYVVVRRIRMLLDDWEKLGLKDQEAVIGRHKSDGSPLTGGSETTEPKLEKAGADGKYVIALNAHARITRPDQNGGSAMLRRPFSYHDGFDKGGEPDAGLLFVCWQADPLRGFVPVQRKLDRGDALSEFIRHEASGLFAVPGGAAKGEYVGQRLLEG, from the coding sequence ATGGCGGACAACGGGATTTCGAGGCGGCGGCTGCTCGGCACCGCCGGCGCCACCGGTCTCGCGCTCGGCGCGGCGGGCGGTGCGGCCGGGTACGCCGCGGCTCCCTCGGACACCCCCGAGAAGGCGGCGTCGCTGGCGTCCCTTGGCGCGGACACGGTCATGTTTCACGGGAAACATCAGCCGGGCATCACCACGCCCGTCCAGTCCCGCGGCCATCTGATCGCCTTCGACCTGTCGGCGGGCGCGGGCCGCAAGGAGGCGGCCGCCCTGCTGCGCCGCTGGTCGGCGACGGCCGAGCGGCTGATGGCGGGCAAGGCCGCGGCGGGGGAGGACACGGATGTCGCCCGCGACGCGGGCCCGTCGTCCCTGACCGTCACCTTCGGGTTCGGCCACAGCTTCTTCGGGCGCACCGGCCTGGAGAAGCAGCGCCCGTCGGCGCTCGACCCGCTGCCGGACTTCTCCTCCGACCACCTCGACAAGGCGCGCAGCGACGGCGACCTGTGGGTGCAGGTCGGGGCGAACGACCCGCTCGTCGCGTTCCACGCGCTGCGCGCGCTCCAGAAGGAGGCGGGGGACGCGGCGCGGGTGCGCTGGCAGATGAACGGCTTCAACCGCTCGCCAGGCGCGACCGCGCACCCCATGACGACCCGCAACCTGATGGGTCAGATCGACGGCACGAACAACCCGAAGCCGTCGGAGGACGACTTCGAACGGCGGATCTACGTGCCCGCCACGGGGGACCCGTCGTGGATGGCAGGCGGCTCGTATGTCGTCGTACGCCGCATCCGGATGCTCCTCGACGACTGGGAGAAGCTCGGTCTCAAGGACCAGGAGGCGGTCATCGGGCGCCACAAGTCGGACGGCTCACCGCTGACCGGCGGCTCGGAGACCACCGAGCCGAAGCTGGAGAAGGCAGGCGCGGACGGCAAGTACGTCATCGCCCTCAATGCCCACGCCCGCATCACCCGGCCCGACCAGAACGGCGGCTCCGCGATGCTGCGCCGCCCGTTCTCGTACCACGACGGCTTCGACAAGGGCGGGGAGCCGGACGCGGGCCTGCTCTTCGTGTGCTGGCAGGCCGACCCGCTGCGCGGCTTCGTGCCGGTGCAGCGCAAGCTCGACCGCGGGGACGCGCTGTCGGAGTTCATCCGGCACGAGGCGAGCGGGCTCTTCGCGGTGCCGGGCGGGGCCGCGAAGGGCGAGTACGTGGGGCAGCGGCTGCTGGAGGGGTAG
- the pheA gene encoding prephenate dehydratase, translating into MSAMRYTYLGPEGTFTEAALRTLPEAATRELIPMVSVPAALDAVRSGDAAAALVPIENSVEGGVTTTVDELAKGEPLMIYREVVLPIAFALLVRPGTQLKDIKTVTGHPVAQPQVRNWLAANLPDALWESAASNADGARLVQEGRFDAAFAGEFAAATYGLEPLVSEIHDAATAETRFVLVGRPARPAAPTGADKTSVVIWLGDDHPGALLELLQEFAVRGVNLMRIESRPTGQRIGDYCFSVDAEGHITDRRVGEALMGLKRICPQVRFLGSYPRAGVAPGDVRPLRPGTTDGEFLAASDWLTQCQDGRS; encoded by the coding sequence ATGTCGGCGATGCGCTACACCTATCTCGGCCCCGAGGGCACCTTCACCGAGGCCGCCCTCCGTACGCTCCCGGAAGCGGCCACCAGGGAGCTCATCCCGATGGTGTCCGTGCCGGCCGCACTGGACGCGGTCCGGTCCGGCGACGCGGCGGCCGCGTTGGTGCCGATCGAGAACTCCGTCGAGGGCGGTGTCACGACCACCGTCGACGAGCTCGCCAAGGGCGAGCCGCTGATGATCTACCGCGAGGTCGTCCTGCCGATCGCCTTCGCGCTGCTCGTACGGCCCGGCACGCAGCTCAAGGACATCAAGACGGTGACCGGCCACCCGGTGGCCCAGCCCCAGGTCCGCAACTGGCTCGCCGCGAACCTGCCGGACGCCCTGTGGGAATCGGCGGCCTCGAACGCGGACGGCGCGCGCCTGGTCCAGGAGGGACGCTTCGACGCGGCCTTCGCGGGTGAGTTCGCGGCGGCGACGTACGGCCTTGAGCCGCTGGTCAGCGAGATCCACGACGCGGCGACCGCCGAGACCCGCTTCGTCCTGGTCGGCCGCCCGGCCCGTCCCGCGGCGCCGACCGGCGCGGACAAGACCTCGGTGGTCATCTGGCTCGGCGACGACCACCCCGGCGCCCTGCTCGAACTGCTCCAGGAATTCGCCGTACGCGGCGTCAACCTGATGCGGATCGAATCGCGCCCCACCGGTCAGCGCATCGGCGACTACTGCTTCTCCGTGGACGCCGAGGGCCACATCACGGACCGCCGCGTGGGCGAGGCCCTGATGGGCCTCAAACGGATCTGCCCTCAGGTGCGTTTCCTCGGGTCGTACCCGCGGGCGGGGGTGGCGCCCGGTGACGTCCGGCCGCTGCGGCCCGGCACGACCGATGGCGAGTTCCTTGCGGCGTCGGACTGGCTGACCCAGTGCCAGGACGGCCGGTCCTGA